TGAAATCACGGTTAAGTGGCTGTTCTTCCTTACAAACTCTTAAAAGCATTCCAACGTTTGTTACAACTTCCTCGACATAATTTTTTGGAGCATAATTTATTTCTTCGTTAGATGAAACATATATCATTATTTACCTCCAATCTGATTTCTTAAAAAATTTATCAAAATCTGTCTATCTGTTTCGGAAAAGTTTTTAGCATAGTCAATCATTTCATTAACTTTGTCCGCTGTAATTGTTCCAGCCCTTACCAAATCCATCAATTCATCAATTTTTGCGTCTTTTTTGATTTTTTCAAGCTGATCTAATATTTCCTTTTTCTTATTTTCAGCAATTTGAATAGCTTTATCCACTTTTTCGAGTGTACTGTCTACTTTGCTTTTCACTTTTTCTGCAAATTCCTGTAATTTTGTTTTCTGTTCAGCTTCAACATTCACAGCTTCCGTTTCTGTAAGTTTCTCCTGCTTTTTTTTTTGAACTTTTAACTGTTCTATTATCTGATTATATTTTTTAGGATTATCTATATACTCTTTTAAAGTTAATTCCAGATTTATATAATCAAATTCAGAAGTTTCTCTGTTGAAATAAGAATTCTTTTCACTTATTTCTGTTATCAAAAATGGGAAAGCCCCAAATGTTTGCCCACCCAGCGTTAGATAATCGTATTCTCCGAACTCCCACATAGTTTTTATTTTGTCAAGCTGTTCTGATGGCGTTGTTTCATGTATTAATGAAGAAATTAATGTAATTCCAAAAGTTACTTCTATTAATTCTCTCCCCTGATGCCTTAGCATACCAGGACCATATATTGCAGTATGTTCAGATATTTTAGATTTATATGATCTATTTATCACATTATTAATTGAGAATATCTTTTTATCAGATACTTCAAATACTACGTCTCCAAGACTTCCTATCATTGCGGACCTCCTGTCATATCTCCACCAGCTGTTACTCCATCGTGTTTATGCGTATTAAGATTAATGCTTCCACCAGTTTTTGTAGTTCCGCTCACTTCTAAATCTCCATCAATTACAATTTTGCCAATATTTAAAGTCAACGTGTTTTTATCATAGCTCCATCTTCCGCCATCAGAAAAAGTCCTTTTTACTTCACTCTCACTATCAGAAGTGCCTCGCATAGGACAACCAAGCACAACTCCCTGTTCAGGCATTTCTGAAAAGAATAAGCAATAAACAGTCTGCCCTAGTCCAAGTGTATAATTATCACTGTGACTTTCAGAATAAGGAACTAACACATTAAGCCAGTCCGTCGTTTTATCGTCATCGCCCTTTAATAGAACTCTTACTTTTCCAGTTTTTGAATCTATCGCACTTACTTCTCCTGCTTTTAATGTTTCAATCAATTTAACCACCTGCCTTATCACTTTTTTGTAACAAAAAAATCACAATCAAATTAATGACTGTGATTTAATTTAAAAGCCCTATGTGTATTAACTAGTATTA
The sequence above is a segment of the Leptotrichia trevisanii DSM 22070 genome. Coding sequences within it:
- a CDS encoding phage tail protein, which translates into the protein MIGSLGDVVFEVSDKKIFSINNVINRSYKSKISEHTAIYGPGMLRHQGRELIEVTFGITLISSLIHETTPSEQLDKIKTMWEFGEYDYLTLGGQTFGAFPFLITEISEKNSYFNRETSEFDYINLELTLKEYIDNPKKYNQIIEQLKVQKKKQEKLTETEAVNVEAEQKTKLQEFAEKVKSKVDSTLEKVDKAIQIAENKKKEILDQLEKIKKDAKIDELMDLVRAGTITADKVNEMIDYAKNFSETDRQILINFLRNQIGGK
- a CDS encoding phage baseplate protein, giving the protein MVKLIETLKAGEVSAIDSKTGKVRVLLKGDDDKTTDWLNVLVPYSESHSDNYTLGLGQTVYCLFFSEMPEQGVVLGCPMRGTSDSESEVKRTFSDGGRWSYDKNTLTLNIGKIVIDGDLEVSGTTKTGGSINLNTHKHDGVTAGGDMTGGPQ